The Deinococcus sp. KNUC1210 nucleotide sequence CGCTGCGGCGCTGTGCTCCCCGCGCATAGTCCATCTGGGCCTCGACCTGCTCGTGCTGGCCCTCGCTGAAGGTCGATTCGTGAATCCAGTAGTTCAGGCGGGCGTCGCCGAGCTGCACCCAGAACTTCTGAGCGTCGCCCGTGTCTCGCCAGAACACCACCTGGTCGTACCCGTTCTTGTCGGCCCATACCTTGATATCGTCCAGCACGCGGGCGGCCTTTGGATGCGCCATCTGAAAGGGCGTGTCGTCGGATTCGTTGCGAAAGGTGATGTCTGCCATACCTACAGCCTACCCTGTGCGGCTATGAACTTCATCGAACTCGGTGTAAGAAACGCAGAACAGCACCCGCCGCAGCCGCGTCCACTTCGCTATGCTCTGGGCATGCACGTGGTCACGCTCAATCTCAATGGCCTGAGAAGCGCCGTCAAAAAGGGCCTGCCCGACTGGATCAACACGCAGTCTCCCGATGTGCTGCTGCTTCAGGAGGTGCGGGCCGAGCCGATGCCGGAGGTGTTCGGGGCGCTGGGCTACCATTCGGTGTGGCACCCGGCGCAGCGGCCCGGCTACAGCGGCGTTGCCATCGTCAGCAGAGAGCCACTGGAAGACGTGGAAACGGGCTTCGGCGATGAACTGCTCGACGCCGAGGGCCGCCTGATCTCGGGTGTGGTGGGCGGCGTGCGCTATGCCAGCGTGTACCTGCCGAGCGGAGCGCGAGGCGAACGCCAGGACTTCAAAGACCGCAGCCTGCCGCTGCTGAGCGCTTGGGCCACCGACGCCACCTCACGCGGTCCGCTGGTGCTGGGCGGCGATTTCAACGTGGCCCACACCGAACTCGATCTCAAGAACTGGCGCAGCAATCAGAAGAACAGCGGATTTCTGCCACACGAACGCGCCTGGATGACCGAACTGCTGCAAAGTGGCCTGCACGACAACCACCGCGCCGCCCTGGGCGAACAGGCAGCGTACACCTGGTGGAGCAACCGCGCCGGAGCGTATGCCAACGACGTGGGCTGGCGCATCGATTATCTGCTGTCGAGCGGCGTTCGGCTGGCGCAGGTGCAGGCCCACAGGGCGGCGCGGCTGTCCGATCATGCACCGCTCAGCGGAATCCTCACGAACATGCTAGACTGAAGTCGCTTCCGGGCAGAGGCAGCAAGAAAGTGTTGTATGCAGGCCCGTGACAAGCAATCCTCGCCGGAGCGGATGGGCTGGAAAATCCCGCCCTGTGCAGCTAGAGAGTCCGGTACACCCGTCTGAACAGCCGAAGGAGCGCACTGTTTCGCTCAAGATTTTTTTGTTCAGGCGTGATCTGTATGGCACCGCCCGCGAGCGACAATCAAAAGGTGTTGAATGCCAAAGAGCAGCAAGGAGCGCGGAGCCAAGTCGTCCGTCGCCACTCCGCCGAAGCGAGCGGAGAACAAGATTACCGAGGATCAGGCGGTGCCCACCGTGGCGCAACCGCAGAAGACCAGGCGGCCACGCAAGACCGCTGAAGTCGTTGCCGCCAACGAACTCACTTCCCCCGTCACCACATCGAACGAAGTCCTCTCCTCCGCCGAACCCACCACAGTTGCCGAACCAACGAACGCCAGGAAGCCGGGCCGAGGCCGCAGAGCGCCTGCTCAGGCAGCCGATGCTCTGAGCGAAGACACCGCCACCGTAGAAGCTCCTGTCCAGCCCGCACCTCCGGTCAAAGCCGGGCGGGGTGGCAGGCGTATCAGGCAGCCGGAAGCCGAGGCCCAGCCGGTGCTTTCTGCCGAGCCCATGCCTGCCGAACTTCCCCAGATGGAACTGCTGGAAGTCGGCACGCTGGAGGCCGAACCGGTCGAACTGATCGGCGCTCCCACCGAGGCCGACGCTGCTCCCAAGCAGAAGCGCCGGGGCGGAAGGCGTGCCAGCGTCTCGCCTGTCGCGGCTGCCACCGAGACTGTCTTTCCCTCAGAGACAGACAGTGCCCCGGCAGCGGACGACAGCGCGGCGTACAGCACTGTCGAAGAAGCCCAGGTAGAGGCCCAGGTCCCAGAATTGACCGCCGAACCGGTGCTGGACGTTCTTCCCACCTCAGAGCCCGTACAGGCCGAGCCGCAGCTTCAGACGGAGCCCCCGACCAAGGGACGCCGTGGCCGCAAGCCGAAAGCCGTGATCGTCGAAGCCCCCGTGACCGAGCGTGACGTGGCCGGTACCGACACGGTCGAAGCCGACGCTGCCGTCTCTACGCCGACCCCCACCGAGGCTCCTGCCATTCCTGAGACGGTCGAGCCGGAAACGGTCTCCGCCGAGGAGACGCCCGCCGAGACCGAAGCTGTCCCCGCTGCGCCGCCCGTCAAGCAGCGTGGCCGCCGTCCGCGCAAGGCCACGGCTGCCGAGATCGCGGCAGTGTCAGGGCAGCCGCTGGTGACGCCGGACGTGCAGACCAGCAACGAAGTCGTTCAG carries:
- a CDS encoding exodeoxyribonuclease III, whose amino-acid sequence is MHVVTLNLNGLRSAVKKGLPDWINTQSPDVLLLQEVRAEPMPEVFGALGYHSVWHPAQRPGYSGVAIVSREPLEDVETGFGDELLDAEGRLISGVVGGVRYASVYLPSGARGERQDFKDRSLPLLSAWATDATSRGPLVLGGDFNVAHTELDLKNWRSNQKNSGFLPHERAWMTELLQSGLHDNHRAALGEQAAYTWWSNRAGAYANDVGWRIDYLLSSGVRLAQVQAHRAARLSDHAPLSGILTNMLD